TTTCCAGGTCTTGAATTTTATCACAAAGTAGTGAAGAAGGACAATACTTTAAACTGGGAAGAGCTTTCCCAATGAACTACTTATAGAGAGCCAACACACTGCAACTGAAGTGATAACCAGtaagtgatagaaaaaaaaaacaaaaaaactcgtGTGTCATAGCTGAAAGTGACCTTAAATAAGGGGAAAGTTCCCCATGTCTGCTTAGGACATGAGAACATTCTGATCCCTAGTGGCTGGCTTGCTCTTCACACTGCTAGAGtggaaaatattccttttggGATTTGTCAGATGGGCTGGACCTACTGACGTGGTCAAAATTAGATATGGGTGGAATATTACTGAGGCTAACTCGAGCACAGAAGGCAGCAAGACCCAGGACACACTCCCACCCCTGCCTCACCCATTGCTGCTTCTTTGGTCAACTGGCCGTGGTACTTGGAGCACTGGGCTACCAATTGCTGAAGCTCACTGGTACTGTGTTTGGAGGGCTCCTTGACAAAGGCCTCAGAGCACCTCTTTGTGAAGATGGAGGCTGGGCGGATGGTCTCAGTGCGGCCATGCTTGAAGGCTGCAGTGCTGCATGACTCGTATGTGGCCACTGTCCGTCCATACTGCCGCAGGAAGGCCATCTGGAAGGCCAGCTGGGCCACTGCGTCAGGACTCAGCTTCTGCTTCTTTAAGAATTCTTTGCCACCTCTGTGAAACTGGATGCAATCAATGGTGAGTGTTTTCACGGTGGCATCAAACTTTTCCTTAGCAGCAGTGATGCCAGCCTTTAAGGCATCGTTCAACTTGAAGCTGAGTTTCTGCACAGCGACAGAAGAGCTGGTGGTAATGGCTGGCTGGTTCTGGGGAGTGATGGCAGGGGTCTGAGTGCTGTCATTAAACACTTCATTGAAAAACCTGAGCACTGCAACGCCATCACCCCAAGCATGTTCAAAGTGGACAGCAGCAGTACCATCCTTGGCCACGATAAGGTTAAAGGATTTATCATACCAACGGTTTGTGCCATCACCATGCAGCATTGTGTGGGACAAATGGATGAGGTCCTTAATGGGGAAGTCATCTAGGCAGAGGCAGAACACAGCAGAGTCCACTTTCCTCAAGGTCTCCTCATTCCCGCCACTTACCAGCTTCTGTCTGAGCTCTGCCCATACGTCTCGGTTCTCACTGGTCAGATATGCCAGAGGAAACTCAGGGGCAGGGCTGCTGTCTGCAAGAATGTACTTCAGATGTGCCTGGATTTCTGAGGGGcttacaatatttccatcctgATCCAGGACGTCAAAAACATAGAAATGTCCTTTTCTTAGGACCAAGAGGTGTCTAGCTTTGTCATCGGTAAAGAGTTCATCCCGACTAGGTTTGGGTAAACGAGTTGAATTGAAAAGCCGGAAATACTGGGACATATCCAGGGGATATGCATTGACCAAGTATGCCCCATACCAGGACAGAGAAGAAGGCACAAAGCGTATGAGTCTCTTAAAGGTATTAGTGTCACTTTTGGCAGGGTTCAAGTGGAACACCTCTGGCTCTAGAAGGCCAGCCCGGAGTGTCTTCAGAAACCGGATGGCAGAAACAGTCATGTTGGTTGCCCTGGTGAGCTGATCATTATACTCCGATTTTGGGTCAGGATTGAATGAAATAAATGGGTTAAAGTTCAGAACAATGGAGTCTCGAGCAGTTAAATACATATCAAACCAGggacctagaaaagaaaaaaaaccaacaacacaaaaaaaaattaaataaaactgaagaaaaaaaaatgcaagcacAGGCAGAGGAAAAGGCATTATATTTCATAacatataaatatgaaatatagtaTTTCATAATATTATGAATAGTATTATGAAATATTATAGTCATaatactatgtagctcaggctggccttgaactctctatcctcctgtctcagccttttgaatgctagaattatagatctgtaccaccatgtccagctggaTTCTGTCACTTTTGATAATGTTTGCATGGTTCATCCTTGCTATAGCTATcagaacttcatttctttttattactgaataatgttccatattttggataaacattttatttatccattagtTAATGGACAGACAGGTTGTTTCTGCTTCTTAGCCATTATGAAGTATATTGCTGTGAACCTTTATAGTCAAGATTTTATATGGACATATGATCTCATTTCTCTTGAAGATATACATagctagaagtagaattgctgtcaTGTGGTCATGACATGTCATGTCTGTTAAACCTTTTGATGAACTTCCaagatgttttccaaagtggctgcaccctTCCCACCACCTGCATGTGAAGGTTCCAATTTCCAAATTCTCTCAACACTCACtagtgtatgtatttttttccagatggggtctcacaatgTTGCCAAGACTAgcttcaaactcataatcctcctgcctcagcccctagaacagctgggattacaagagcatgccaccatacccaggttGTATGTCTTTTAAATGGGAGCCATTCTTGTATGTGTGAAGTAGTATATCATTATCACTGCAGAtctgatttgtatttctctaatgTTTATTAATTGCTTTTTCTTCCTCAGTCTGTTTCCATTCTTGGTTCTTAAAGTAATAAAATTCAGGGACACCTCATGCTAGAGCAAAGTAATTAATTCCCACCCCTTGTCCTTAGGTTTCTCTCACTTCATCTGCTTTCAGGAACAATAGCCATCCTTGATTGCCTTCTTAATGGGGTAGCAGTGGGGGGATTTCCCATGCCTTTCTGTATACAGTATACGTTTGTGCAGTCTTTTCTTTTAGAAACTACTCAAAGGGCAATTACAAATAACTATTAGTGCATGTGGGTCATTCAGACTAGCCCTTTACAATCCTGTTTTGTCTGTTAAACTTCCAAAAGCAGTATTTTATCAGAAAACGTATATTCAAGGGAACTTCCTTCTGGTACTAGCAAACATGGATAAACTGTACAAATAAAGATTGTCTTCCTTTGAAGGAAGTAATTTTCACAGGTAAATCACTGGGAAAAAGATTAA
The sequence above is a segment of the Castor canadensis chromosome 7, mCasCan1.hap1v2, whole genome shotgun sequence genome. Coding sequences within it:
- the Cpt2 gene encoding carnitine O-palmitoyltransferase 2, mitochondrial isoform X2: MIASSGPWFDMYLTARDSIVLNFNPFISFNPDPKSEYNDQLTRATNMTVSAIRFLKTLRAGLLEPEVFHLNPAKSDTNTFKRLIRFVPSSLSWYGAYLVNAYPLDMSQYFRLFNSTRLPKPSRDELFTDDKARHLLVLRKGHFYVFDVLDQDGNIVSPSEIQAHLKYILADSSPAPEFPLAYLTSENRDVWAELRQKLVSGGNEETLRKVDSAVFCLCLDDFPIKDLIHLSHTMLHGDGTNRWYDKSFNLIVAKDGTAAVHFEHAWGDGVAVLRFFNEVFNDSTQTPAITPQNQPAITTSSSVAVQKLSFKLNDALKAGITAAKEKFDATVKTLTIDCIQFHRGGKEFLKKQKLSPDAVAQLAFQMAFLRQYGRTVATYESCSTAAFKHGRTETIRPASIFTKRCSEAFVKEPSKHSTSELQQLVAQCSKYHGQLTKEAAMGQGFDRHLFAMRYLAAAKGIALPELYLDPAYGQINHNILSTSTLSSPAVNLGGFAPVVPDGFGIGYAVHDNWIGCNVSSYSGRDAQEFLHCVEKSLGDMFDALEGKSIKT
- the Cpt2 gene encoding carnitine O-palmitoyltransferase 2, mitochondrial isoform X3 → MVPRLLLRAWPRGPALALAAPCRPLSAGSGPGQYLQHSIVPTMHYQDSLPRLPIPKLEDTIRRYLSAQKPLLDDSQFRKTEQFCKSFENGIGKELHEQLVAQDKQNKHTSYISGPWFDMYLTARDSIVLNFNPFISFNPDPKSEYNDQLTRATNMTVSAIRFLKTLRAGLLEPEVFHLNPAKSDTNTFKRLIRFVPSSLSWYGAYLVNAYPLDMSQYFRLFNSTRLPKPSRDELFTDDKARHLLVLRKGHFYVFDVLDQDGNIVSPSEIQAHLKYILADSSPAPEFPLAYLTSENRDVWAELRQKLVSGGNEETLRKVDSAVFCLCLDDFPIKDLIHLSHTMLHGDGTNRWYDKSFNLIVAKDGTAAVHFEHAWGDGVAVLRFFNEVFNDSTQTPAITPQNQPAITTSSSVAVQKLSFKLNDALKAGITAAKEKFDATVKTLTIDCIQFHRGGKEFLKKQKLSPDAVAQLAFQMAFLRQYGRTVATYESCSTAAFKHGRTETIRPASIFTKRCSEAFVKEPSKHSTSELQQLVAQCSKYHGQLTKEAAMGEAGARALTDTYLLCGTWRLPKGSPCLSSTWTLHMGR
- the Cpt2 gene encoding carnitine O-palmitoyltransferase 2, mitochondrial isoform X1, whose product is MVPRLLLRAWPRGPALALAAPCRPLSAGSGPGQYLQHSIVPTMHYQDSLPRLPIPKLEDTIRRYLSAQKPLLDDSQFRKTEQFCKSFENGIGKELHEQLVAQDKQNKHTSYISGPWFDMYLTARDSIVLNFNPFISFNPDPKSEYNDQLTRATNMTVSAIRFLKTLRAGLLEPEVFHLNPAKSDTNTFKRLIRFVPSSLSWYGAYLVNAYPLDMSQYFRLFNSTRLPKPSRDELFTDDKARHLLVLRKGHFYVFDVLDQDGNIVSPSEIQAHLKYILADSSPAPEFPLAYLTSENRDVWAELRQKLVSGGNEETLRKVDSAVFCLCLDDFPIKDLIHLSHTMLHGDGTNRWYDKSFNLIVAKDGTAAVHFEHAWGDGVAVLRFFNEVFNDSTQTPAITPQNQPAITTSSSVAVQKLSFKLNDALKAGITAAKEKFDATVKTLTIDCIQFHRGGKEFLKKQKLSPDAVAQLAFQMAFLRQYGRTVATYESCSTAAFKHGRTETIRPASIFTKRCSEAFVKEPSKHSTSELQQLVAQCSKYHGQLTKEAAMGQGFDRHLFAMRYLAAAKGIALPELYLDPAYGQINHNILSTSTLSSPAVNLGGFAPVVPDGFGIGYAVHDNWIGCNVSSYSGRDAQEFLHCVEKSLGDMFDALEGKSIKT